The Eptesicus fuscus isolate TK198812 chromosome 20, DD_ASM_mEF_20220401, whole genome shotgun sequence genome contains the following window.
AGATTGTCCCTAGGATTAAAGAAATGTTGCCTCATTACATTTCTGCATTTGCCAACACCCATGGGGGATACCTAATTATCGGGGTAGATGATAAGAGCAAAGAAGTGTttggatgtaagagagaaaaagtgAACCCTGacttattaaaaaaggaaatagaaaactgCATAGAAAAACTGCCTACATTCCACTTCTGCCACGAAAAGCCAAAGGTGAATTTCACTACCAAAATCTTGGATGTGTACCAAAAGGATGTCCTGTATGGGTATGTCTGTGTTGTTCAAGTGGAGCCCTTCTGCTGTGTGGTATTCACAGAGGCCCCAGATTCGTGGATCATGAAGGACAATTTGGTCTCAAGGCTGACGGCAGAGGACTGGGTGGCTATGATGCTGGATATTCCACCAGGTAAAGCAGAATAGAAGCCATTATTCAGTCAGCAGGGAGTAACCCCCTTCTCTGCCTTCTGTGGGTAGTTggtcagatattttttttaaatatgttttttattgattttagagaggaagggaaagggagagagagataggaacatcaatgatgagagagaatcattgatcagctgcctcctgcacaccccactctggggatctaGTCcataactggggcatgtgccctgaccaggaattgaaccatgacctcctggttcataggtcaatgctcaaccattgagccatgctggctgggctagccAGATATTTTACTTAAAGAAGAGAAAGCacttttacttaaatatattctcccattgccctggccagtgctctCAGTAGTTAGAATGCCAGGCCATGCACTGAAGGAtttggttggattcccagtcagggcacatgctccaggttgcaggcttgattcccagtgggaggcatgcaggaggcagccaatcaatgattctctcatcattaatgtttctatacctctcgctctctttcccttcctccctgaaatctataaaaaatatattaaaaaaaaaacattcatcaGTAATCTCACTCTAAAGATGACATTTCAAAAGCAAATTGTTTAAGAAGGACTCTTCACTAATTATTTCAAGGAAAACTTGTTGACAATTCTGAATTGTTTCAGTAACATTAGGAACTAATACCTCCAATCACTGGGCTTGGGGCACCATCAAGTGGGGAAAGGCTGATGCAAAAGGAGatgctggggcaggggatggggaggaggcgggggagacTCCTAGTGTTTTCACTTCCCTTATAGTTTTGCTCAGAATCAGCCCTGGTAATTTCTAAGCAACCCGTAGAGGATTTATAGCCTGAACGCAGCTTATCAATTTGCCTTCGTGGTTAATGTGTTCCAAATTTGATAAAAGAAGCTTGGATCAAGCCTTACGTGATTATTCTTTCTCTTGTCCTAATTTTGTTTgagtttaaacacacacacacacacacacacacacacacacacacacacacacacatctaactAGAGATCCTGCCACTTCCTATTCCATCCAAACCTTGGAAGGGGACTTAAACAActataacaatataaaaaatatatagtgtgcTTAACTTTTTCTGACCTCACTCTCTCTAGAAGCCTTTTCCTCTTAGAAATGACCTGGAATCAGAATATCAGAGTTGGAATGAATCTTAGGGATCACCTCACCCTGACATGAGGGAGGTGAAATGAGTTGTCCTGCAGGAGTCTCCAAGCATTTTGCTTGCTGCTTACACATGTGAACGGTCTGAGGCATAGAAAGTGTGAGGGCAGCTCAGCACCATGTAAGTCGCATGCCAACAGTAGGAGGACAATTAAAAAGTGCTTTTCCTTTTTCGTCTGAAACAACTCTCCATGTATTCATTTGTTTAGCTCCCTCCAGTTTGGCCACAGACTACAGCCTTCCCTCGATTTCACCTGCTTCATCTGCACTAAGAAGCTcatcatatcctatgaaagtcCTGGAATTTAAGGAGGTTCTACAACAACGTTTGTTTCCAGGTATttccttcttatttcttttctaaaattatgttGGAAGGAATTGATAGCAATTAATCCAAATTTTTCTCCTTAGAGAGAAGGTCAAGTGTAGGACTTAGCAAACATAATGGccccaaaataatatatatggcTAACTCTTGTTTCCCAGTCATCAAATTCACGCAGTATTTCTCTGTGCTTTGGGGCTTCCAGTCACGTATGGCTTTTGTTTCCTAAATTTGAGAGAATTTGGGAATCATCCTAAATCCCTCATGTCTATATCACAAGAGAATTGCCCATGGCTTTCCAATACAGAAGGAGGTGAGCCATGGGGTTCTATGGCAGAGTTTCTCAGCTTTGGCACTATTGTCATGTGGGTCAGCTAATTGTTTGTTGAGGGGGCTGCCCtatgcactgtaggatgtttagcaccATTCgtggcctctacccactaaatTCCAGTAGCAGCCCTCCAGCTGTGACAATCAAAAAATTTCCAGCCCttacctgtttggctcagtggatagagcgttggcctgcggactggggggtgggggggggggtcccgggtttgattccagtcaatggcatgtaccttggttgcgggctggatccccagtgggggtgtgcaggaggcagctgatcgatgtttctctatcatcgatgtttctaactctctacctctagcccttcctttctataaaaaaatcaatacaaatatatttttaaaaatttccagccctggccagtgtggttcactTGGTTGGGCGTCGACCTGTGTACTGAgagagaggttgctggttccattcccggtgggggacatgccctgggttgtgggctggatcccaggtggggggtgtgcaagaggcagtcaatgtatggatgtttctctctctctcaaattgcAATAAACGattcttttattgtattttttaaaatatattttattgattttttacagagaggaagggagagggatagaaagctagaaacattgaccagctgcccctgcacaccccctaccggggatgtgcccgcaaccaaggtacatgcccttgaccggaatcgaacctgggacccttcagtccacaggccgacgctctatccactgagccaaaccggttttggcaataaacgattcttttaaaaaatgtccaataTCACTAAATaccccagggtgtgtgtgtgtgtgtcaaaattGCCACGTTAGAATCATTGTTTTAAAGGAATGTTCTTAGTTCTCCCAAAAGCAtcaggttcacacacacacacacacacacacacacacacacacacacaccctcaacaGGAAGGAGGACTTCCTAGCAATAGTGGACCATTTGGGGCTGAGGAGACAGTTCCAGGAGGCTGTCCTGTGAAGACCTCTCCttgactgccctctcctgaatgAGAGTTGCCAACAGCAGGAACTTCTTAGCCCTGGCCTGTGAAGAGGAGGTGCTTTCTTTGCAGACAGCGATCCTATAGTTCCAGAACTAGACTCATTTCTTCCTATGATGTTGCAGGAATACTTATAATATGCTTTTGTACATTTTAGTAACTTCTATCCCTTGAATTTTCAGTGACACAGGAAGAGATACAATTTAAACCGGAATCCCTCTGTAAGACGCTGTTCTCAGAGCATAAAGAACTGGAGGAATTCATGAAGACGCAGATACGTCCTATCTCGCAGGGGATTGTGATATTTTCTCGAAGCTGGGCTAGTGATATTGGCTTAAGGAAGGAGCAGAACGTCTTGTGTGACGCTCTCCTAATAGCGGTGAACAGCCCCCTGGTACTCTATACAATCTTGATACACCCCAGTGGGACCGAAGGGCCCGAGTATGCCCGAAACACTGCTCGTCAGTTAAAGCAGAAACTGGGAACTGTTGGTGGTTACACAGGGAGAGTGTGTGTCATTCCGAGACTGCTGCACCTGCCGGGCACACAGTCTAGACCCTGTGGGATCCCTGTCCACTACCCTCAATCCTACCAGCTTGCTAACGAGGAGGAAATGGAAGACTTGTTGCAGGCCCTTATCGTGGTGGTCTTGCTGTGCTCTCGATCCCTTCTGAGTGACCGGCTGGGCTGTGAATTTTTCAACTTGCTCATCGAGGAGCAGTGTGAGTTGCTTTCAGAGAGCCTTCAGGAGACGCGAGAATTGTTCATCCACTGCTTCCCAGGAAGCAGGAAGACAGCCCTAGCCATAAAGATCATGGAGAAAATCAAGGACCTATTCCACTGCAAACCAAGAGAGATCCTCTACGTTTGCGAACATGACGCCTTAAAGGATTACGTGGCGTGAGTGTTTCACTGACTCAGCACAGTAAATGTGTTGAGTCAGTCTTTTCAACAGTATCACCAAAGTAATTTGTGTTACTTAAGATTTTGCAATGCCTTAACTAAGTAAGTGCAAGAGCCCAAACCTTTGCAAGTGACCAGGTAGTTGAGCTATAAATGGGTACTTTGCTATTTCCAGCCTTCAATATTTCGTCATAAATCAGCCAAGTCTGCATACATTTAAGTTTATGTAACTAGGAACAGTTTCTCACAAACTGTGGtcttaaatgtaaagaaaagtaGAAATGAACCTATCTTGCTTTAAGGAAACATCTTTCTTGCTGCTTAATATTTTAAAGCCACAGTATATTTCAGTTGATGAGACATTCTACCTACTAGAAACTTGAATTTAAATAccatttgattttgtttatatttttcatttgtttgatttGTTCTGAATCAATAATTTTAGAAGACATACAAATCTGCTTCTGATTTAAATCTTTAGCTTTTAATTTAGTAAAAGACGTTGGTTGCTTTGTAATTCAGCAAATGAGGGcaaactcattttcatttttgtatggTTTACTTACTTATTCGACAAATCTTTCTGAGCACCATGTATATGCTCGGTACTGTGTACATTGAGTGCTAGTGGGAATAAAGATATTGAAGACCTGGCCATAAAGCCCAAAAAGggggacaaaaaataaaataagcaatgtGAATATTGTATAATTAGTATGGTAAAGATATGCTTATCTTAACTTGAGCTGAAGGTTGGTCAGCAAATACTCCCCAGTGGAGGAGATCCCTAAGAAGGATACACTCTTAAGAAGTCAGTAGGGAAATAAAATAAGGGCTTTTTAGGCAAAGGGCACAGCGTGTGCAAAGGCATGAATAGGCTTAGAGAATCAGAAGGGTAAGCCtgactagagcaggggtggggggtgggttaTGGTTATGTAGTTGGTGATGAAATTGGAAAAGGAGGCAGATGCCATATTATGAAAgatttgtaaattgtgctatggGTTAAGTTCTTTATTATGCTTTATAGGTAAGATTAAAAATGCTCCAGTCAAAGGCAAACTCAATTCAACAAGTATCTATTGAACCTTAATGTGAGGAGGGTACAGAGAATGGCTGGGAATCAGTGCTTTTCTTCAAGATGTCTACACAGTCCAAACTGGAAGAGCAGAACATGAACAGTTGTGATTCAGGGCACAGGGAGTAAAGCCCCAGGGACTGCGTTTGTAACATCAGGAAATCTATAGGCACGAGTGATATTACCTGGATCCAAATTAGAGGAGGCAACAATCAAACTTGATTGTTCCTTGCCTCCTCTGAggtgttcctcctcctcctctgaaatGCTAAAACATACTGTAAAGGGAAACTGAACACGCTAAACAGGGCTATAGCCCTGTAGATTTATTACCCTACTTGGCCTGTCATGGAACTCAGCAGCCGCTTCATGTTTTCCTTACCTAAAGAGGCTTCTGGTTTTGTACTACATGTAAATGGAGTGATGGGATTTGCTTTAGAGGAATTTGTATTTACCCATACCTCTTTTCCACATAAAAAAGTATGATATGCCTCTAGGTAACTGTTCTCTAGCTCTAAGAAGGACAGAAAGTAAAGAGCTTGTCTTCAGGGATTGTCAAGCAGCAGAATTGTTACTAATAGAAACAATAACGTTCCTACCTGGGTTTATTTCAAAAGTTTCACATGCATATTTAACGAGATAAACCTGAAGAGTAGGGTTTACAATGAAGTATTCTCTCTATCAGGTAACTTGTAAGTAGAGCAGTTTTGTAGTATTCCGTATACAACTGGGTCAATGAATCTTCCTCCAGGTGAGAACTAGTCTCTAATGTCAATCCCGAGAGTAATGTGTGCATGGTGTTCCCTGAAACCCGATTCTCTCTTTCATCCTTACAGCCAACAAACCACCTGCCAGGCTGTGACCCGGAAAACCTTCATGCAAGGGGAGTTCCTAAAGATTAAACACATAGTGATGGATGAGACTGAGAATTTCTGCAGTGTATATGGTGATTGGTACAAGAAGGCTAAAGGTATCACCCATCCAGAGATGAGAGGAGCTGGAAGGAAAAACCTTCACCATGGGGTTCTCTGGCTCTTTCTGGACCCCTTCCAAGTCCATCATGCTGATGTCAACGGCCTCCCCCCTCCATCTGCTCAGTTTCCTCGGAAAACAATCACCAAAGGGATCCACTGTTCTCTGGAAATAGCAGTGGTCATGAAACAAGAAATGAAGAAGATCAAAGAAAATCCTCCCTCCAACATGTTTCTGGACACAGTGGCACTGTTCAGGGAAGCTGCCTACGAGGAAGCAATGCGTGCCCAGGCTCTTCCTGGGGTGTGTGAAACAGAGACCAACCTGACAATAGAACAAATTGCAAAGTACGTGGCAGAAAGATGTCACAACCTGTTCCAATGTGGCTATCTGCCCAAAGATATAGCAATTCTGTGCAGaagaggggaggacagaggacGCTATGAGCTTGCACTGCTAAAAGCAATGGAATTAATTGAGACCCACAGAGCAGCAGAAGTTGTGTTCAGCCAGGCCTCTGGTGCTTCGGGCAGTCACATCATTTTAGACAGCATTGAGCAGTTTTCAGGCCTAGAGAGGAATATTGTGTTTGGGCTGAGTCCAGAATGCACTCCTTCAGAGGAAACTCATAAGCTCTCCTTTGCCTCAAGAGCCATTAAACACCTCTACCTGCTTTATGAAAAGAGAACAGCcttctgaaaattatttcaaacagTACGGGAAGCCATAAAGAGCAGAGTCCCTTCTCCCAGGCAGGTGGCAGGTACTTCCTTTCACATATTACAAATGGGAAGGTCAAGGCACAATCAGTATGGCAGAGAGCCACAGAAACGTCTCTTGGGACTGATCCTGCCACTGCATTTGCAGTGTCACTGTCCTTTTCCCACTCCACTTCAACTCCTCGATGTACAATTACAACAGACTTATAATTGGTCCCCTGCCTCTGGCTTTCCTTGTCCAATCCAGCTTTCATCCTGTCAATCAGAGGTGTTCTTTTCAAACAGAGTACTGATTTTATGACATTCCCTGCTAATGTGTCTTCAGGGAGTCCCTGCAATGTTTAAACCAAGCCATTTTTCAACGCTTTACATGATATACCCTGACTTACTCTCTTAACACAGTATTTAATTATGCCTTTCCAGTGTTTCTAATGCACCCAGCCTTGCTGACCTATTTTTGGGGTGGTAGGTAGGGTACCCTTCAGGCTACTTACTTTGACTGGGTCTCTCAGGGTAGTACCTTGGTTGGCACCTCATACTGGCTGTGGGTCTCAAGCTTCATAGGCTCAGAACTTGATTTCCTCTTTGCACCAAGTTTGGATCAGTTTCTTGGGGATGGCTTTATGTTAATCAAGCTCACAAAAGACCAAGGCATAACTGACAATGCCACTCTGTCAATTTACAGTGAGGATTATAGTAATAAGTGGGCCAGATGCTCTTGCTAATCAGCACATGCAGTAGTAACATAGGAGGCTAAATTACATAAGCATCGCTTTACAGCAAGGGGAGCTAGTAATATGATCCAAATGTATGGCTTAAAGCTATGatagccctaattggtttggctcagtggatagagcattggcctgcagactgaagggtccaggtttgattccggtcaagggcatgtaccttggttgcaggcacatacccagtaggaggtgtttagaaggcagctaatcaatgtttctttctcattgatgtttctaactctttatccttctcccttcctctctgtaaaaaaatcaataaaatatatattttttaaaaagctatgatAGACTATTGCAAACACCTCTAAAATAGGGAATATTTCCACCACAAGGTCAGATTTACCCAAAAAAGCAAATTTAGAATGCTAACCAAGAGTGACTAGTTGTTCCATATTCTTTGCCTTAaatgatgttttctttctttctgagtttCTAAAGTAAACCACCAAccttcccctaactgctctcaaCACTTAACAATACTTTACTCACATTCATTTTCTACCTGTTAATACTTTCATCTAGACGAGAAACTGCTTCTACCCTGCTACTGGCCTGAGAAGCAGTCTGTCTATCATGGGTTTTTGCACATTCCTAAACTCTTCCATTATGATTTGGTGTTAATTTTATAACTCAACTCTAAGAGTTCATGGGGAGCCTGGATGATAATTCTACCACCTATGGTGACTACACATTCTTGGCTCCTGGCTGTGCCTATGCCATTTTCTCAGCCTTCAAACCCTTTTCTGCTCCCTCTACCTGTTGAAATTCTTACTTGCCAATCAAGTCCTTATTCAAGTCTTTGTTCAATTAAACTTCCATCATTTCCCTAAGTTAAACTTGGTCTTTTCTTTCACAGCCTTTCTATGgcttaaaaaatgtgtttaaaggaTAACACCCAACTCATTCTAAACTATACCAAAGAAGTAATTGTTGGCACAGCAGAGTCTATGTAATACCTTCCTATCATGTCTTCTTGCCAATGTATATGCaatatatcagaaataaaatcaaaggTCCCCTTGTCTAGTCAGCTCCCAAAATAACTAAGCCAATCCTGTGTTCTTCAAagcaattttgtttttctgtctctaaggttttttaaattgctttggaATTATTCCTCTTTCTGGACTATTTTTAACTTCTAGAAAGGTTAGGACAACTTTATTAATACTGGGGAGGCCTTGATGCAGGAGAAAGTATGGAAATATTCTTTTGGCCATAATTCCAGATAAAGCCCATCCCTTTCCAAGAGGTAAGAGAGCAGGCACGGCTTAGCTGCCTTTCTGAACTGCTCAGACCATTAGACAGGCCAGTGTGAATTGTCCTCTCCAGAGAACCTTTCTCTTACCTCCTTGTTGCACCAATTACTTGATGTTATCCCTTTATATCTTTCCTCGGAGGTCTCAGGGTACTTTTAGGTGGAATAAATGAAGTTCAGCAACTAATTCATTTTTGATGACGCAAAAGATAACAGTGTGCTAACATTTGGATAATGGGAGAAGTGTGaattctctaaaaataatttaaaggatCAAAAGTGGAGGGGGATTGTGGGAGTGAAGAGAACAGGGGACTGCTATACAGTATTTTAATCATAAACCTCAGGaccatttaactttttaaactatATGCATGCATTATGTaatttttgataaaatatttttaaagtaattattttaaaataattgttttaatttgagAGTCCTTGTCAGTTCTCAGTCTACTAAAACAGCTCAGACAGGTTTAAAGTAGAAGGCCTAacccagtgattctcaaccctgGATGCTCATTATGATGATCTATGGAACTTTAAAAATACCAGTGATCCAGCCAGACatcagaccaattaaatcagaatcctTGAGCGTGGGCTTGGACATTGGTATTTATTAAAAGTTGTCCAGATGATTCTAATTTGCCACCAGGGTTTAGAACATGGGACCTAgctcctagtccagtggtcggcaaactgcggctcgtgagctgcggtttgccgctgtgttgactaatgagtttgccaaccattgtCCTAGTCTGTTCTTTCTACCCTCAAATAGATGTGTACACACTTCTCTTCCCATTAGATTGTGAGATCCTTGAGGGTAAGGATGGTCATTTACACATCTTTATTTCCCCAAAAGCAACTAGTGTAGTGCCTCAAACATGGAAGGTActcataattatttgttgaatggattCACTACTTTCAGAGAATCAGAATCTACTAGGgataatgtttatatttaatgAAACAAATACCTAATTTTGGAGACTTCAAAGAGGTCAATGTGGAGAATAATCAGCATTGTAATAATGGAGAATAAGAGGATAATGGAATTTAAGCTTTTTTTTAGGCAACAGGCAAAGTTAAAGATCCATGTTGATGGAAGTTCACTAGGTTTGAGTTTGAGATTAGCAATTGGTGGGGACTGAGAATAATTGACTATCTTGCTTGTACTTAGAATTCTAAATTTTTTCTATAGGCCCTTAATCTAATGGATAAAACAGTTAGTTTGATGAACTAATTTGTCTGCTATAAGAAACTtcgaaaacttatttttaatttttttattttttttttaaacaataactttatttttttttaaatatattttattgatttttttacagagaggaagggagagggacagagagttagaaacatcgatcagccgcctcctgcacaccccctactggggatgtgcctgcaacccaggtacatgcccttgaccggaatcgaacctgggacctttcagtctgcaggccgacgctctatccactgagccaaaccggttagggccgaaaacttatttttaaaaagaagggtatccctggcctggtagctcagttggttacagtcTCATCACAATAAACTaaggttgcatgttcaatccttggtcagggcacatacaagatgtaatcaatgaatgcataaataagtggaacaacaaatagatgtttctccctttctctttctctcccttcctctctctaacatcagttataatataaataaataaaaagtaaaaagaagagtaatatatttctattgtgtTAAATTTGAGAAATggagaaaggcaaaataaaaagttcttatCATCTTGTTACCCAGgcccagtgttgttttttttttcatttttgcttacttatttctattctttgttgatatgcaaaaatatttttacatagttATGATCAAGTTGTACAATCAACTTTATATCCTCTGCATATGTTTTTCCACATAGCCTTTTTGTTATAGTCTGTACTATTGTTCCCAatacttctccctctccctatacCTATACCCTTTATAGTTCCTAACATTAGAGCTGGAGTATATTTTCCCACCCCCTTGATGTGGGCTTGGCCGTGTCACTTTATTTGGCCAATGACATGTTAGTGCAGAGGCTTTACGCATTTCAGTATTACATCTGTTCTCTTGGGCTTCTGCTACTGTGAAGACTATGCCTTGGGCAGCCCATCAGTCACCAAGGAATGAGAGATGTGAAGCAAGAAGTCTTGAACTCAGCTCGTGACATGGAGCCAAGTTGGACTGATCCCAACTAGATAGCCAAAACCCAACTGATTTGCAATGTGTAAGTGATAAATAAGTGCTTATTATTGTATGACTGAGATTTCAAGTTTGTTTCTTTTGCAGCAGTAGCTGACTAATGCAGGCATTTCCTCATGTTGTAGCATTAccttaaaaattatcattttacatAGCTGCACAATATCCCAGCTAGATTACACAAAATTTCAACAATCATCTCTCTATTAATTTGGGTCACTAGCAATTTTACACTATTAAAACTAAACCAGGCCCA
Protein-coding sequences here:
- the LOC103297035 gene encoding protein SLFN14; the encoded protein is MESLQTNTEMLYPEIIVDVGTVTFGEENRKKMTNNQLKRNENSKIIQAACALLNSGGGMIKAKIDDKTYSYRCHGLGQDLETSFQKLLPSGSQKYLDYMQQGHNLLIFVKSWSPDVFSLPLRICSLRSNLYQRDVTSAINLGASSALELLRQKQSRAQRRRPRVKELHPQKVCDRHIQEEEDMRLSASEFLKKDKLMYKEKLNFTESTHVELKRFTTKKIVPRIKEMLPHYISAFANTHGGYLIIGVDDKSKEVFGCKREKVNPDLLKKEIENCIEKLPTFHFCHEKPKVNFTTKILDVYQKDVLYGYVCVVQVEPFCCVVFTEAPDSWIMKDNLVSRLTAEDWVAMMLDIPPAPSSLATDYSLPSISPASSALRSSSYPMKVLEFKEVLQQRLFPVTQEEIQFKPESLCKTLFSEHKELEEFMKTQIRPISQGIVIFSRSWASDIGLRKEQNVLCDALLIAVNSPLVLYTILIHPSGTEGPEYARNTARQLKQKLGTVGGYTGRVCVIPRLLHLPGTQSRPCGIPVHYPQSYQLANEEEMEDLLQALIVVVLLCSRSLLSDRLGCEFFNLLIEEQCELLSESLQETRELFIHCFPGSRKTALAIKIMEKIKDLFHCKPREILYVCEHDALKDYVAQQTTCQAVTRKTFMQGEFLKIKHIVMDETENFCSVYGDWYKKAKGITHPEMRGAGRKNLHHGVLWLFLDPFQVHHADVNGLPPPSAQFPRKTITKGIHCSLEIAVVMKQEMKKIKENPPSNMFLDTVALFREAAYEEAMRAQALPGVCETETNLTIEQIAKYVAERCHNLFQCGYLPKDIAILCRRGEDRGRYELALLKAMELIETHRAAEVVFSQASGASGSHIILDSIEQFSGLERNIVFGLSPECTPSEETHKLSFASRAIKHLYLLYEKRTAF